From one Lysinibacillus sp. G4S2 genomic stretch:
- a CDS encoding protein-glutamate O-methyltransferase CheR: protein MSDYEQFIEGIKRKTGIDLALYKEAQMKRRLTSLYEKKGYRNFVDFLKALEQDRDLMNEFLDRMTINVSEFYRNGKRWEVLQKKIFPKLLQSNKRLKIWSAACSTGEEPYSLVMVLSQLVPLSQIQIIATDLDENVIQKAKLGLYPERSLAEVPSDIKAKYFEQEGSFYRVKDEIKRCVTFKKHNLLNDHYDANYDLIVCRNVMIYFTEEAKDQIYTNFSKALRKDGILFVGSTEQIFNPSRYEYEVEDTFFYRRK, encoded by the coding sequence ATGTCTGATTATGAACAATTTATAGAAGGTATAAAGCGCAAAACAGGAATAGATTTAGCGTTATATAAAGAAGCGCAAATGAAAAGACGATTAACATCTCTCTATGAGAAGAAAGGTTATCGTAATTTTGTAGACTTTCTAAAGGCACTTGAACAAGATCGTGACTTAATGAATGAGTTTTTAGACCGTATGACGATCAATGTTTCCGAATTTTATCGAAATGGTAAGCGTTGGGAAGTATTGCAGAAAAAAATATTTCCGAAATTACTGCAATCTAATAAGCGTTTAAAAATTTGGAGTGCTGCTTGTTCAACTGGGGAAGAACCTTATTCTTTAGTAATGGTATTATCTCAATTAGTACCATTATCTCAAATCCAAATCATCGCTACTGATTTGGATGAAAACGTCATTCAAAAGGCGAAGTTAGGTTTGTATCCGGAGCGCTCATTAGCAGAAGTGCCGAGTGATATTAAAGCAAAGTATTTTGAACAAGAAGGTTCTTTCTATAGGGTCAAGGATGAGATTAAACGTTGTGTGACTTTTAAGAAGCATAATTTACTTAATGATCACTATGATGCTAATTATGATTTAATTGTCTGCCGTAATGTCATGATTTATTTTACTGAAGAAGCTAAGGATCAGATTTATACGAATTTTAGTAAAGCATTGCGCAAGGATGGGATTTTATTTGTTGGATCAACAGAGCAAATCTTTAATCCATCTCGTTATGAGTATGAAGTAGAGGATACATTCTTCTATAGACGAAAATAG
- the hisC gene encoding histidinol-phosphate transaminase, which produces MKWKQQLDGMKAYKPGKPIEEVQREYGLQEVVKLASNENPFGCSPKITAYLQNNSANHAIYPDGYAQNLRTAVANHLGVNETQLLFGNGSDDIIAIITRALLYPGVNTVMADPSFSQYWHNAEIEGAEVRKVPCIEGAHDLDAMVAAIDDHTSIVWVCSPNNPTGVVIPDVELRAFLAKVPSDVLVVLDEAYIEYVTHPGHKDTLSLIDEFPNVLLLRTFSKAYGLASFRVGYAIGQPEVIAKLDPVRSPFNNTILSQAVATIAISDQEFIKACREANEKGKKQYVEFCEKNNLKYFPSDTNFIFFNTNADSDVVFNELMKRGFIIRSGNALGLPGFIRVTIGTEAQNEALLGHLENVLKEQGVFG; this is translated from the coding sequence ATGAAATGGAAACAACAATTGGACGGTATGAAAGCATATAAGCCTGGTAAACCAATTGAAGAAGTACAACGTGAATATGGCTTACAAGAAGTCGTAAAATTAGCATCTAATGAAAACCCATTTGGGTGCTCACCTAAGATAACAGCTTATTTACAAAATAATTCAGCAAACCATGCTATCTATCCAGATGGCTATGCACAAAATTTACGTACGGCTGTTGCAAATCATCTAGGTGTCAATGAAACACAGCTTCTTTTTGGTAACGGCTCTGACGATATTATTGCAATTATTACTCGTGCACTGTTGTATCCAGGTGTGAACACAGTAATGGCAGACCCATCATTCTCTCAATACTGGCACAATGCTGAAATTGAAGGTGCAGAGGTACGCAAAGTTCCTTGTATTGAAGGTGCGCATGACTTAGATGCAATGGTAGCAGCCATTGATGATCATACATCAATCGTTTGGGTTTGTAGTCCAAATAATCCAACGGGGGTTGTAATACCTGATGTTGAATTGCGTGCATTTTTAGCTAAGGTACCAAGTGACGTACTAGTAGTATTAGATGAAGCGTATATCGAATACGTAACGCATCCAGGTCACAAAGATACTCTATCATTAATCGACGAGTTTCCAAATGTACTATTATTGCGTACATTCTCAAAAGCATATGGTCTTGCTTCTTTCCGAGTTGGTTATGCAATAGGGCAACCAGAAGTAATTGCTAAGCTAGATCCAGTAAGATCGCCCTTTAATAATACAATTTTAAGTCAAGCAGTTGCGACAATTGCTATAAGTGACCAAGAATTTATAAAAGCTTGCCGTGAAGCAAATGAAAAAGGTAAAAAACAATATGTTGAATTTTGTGAAAAAAATAACTTGAAATACTTCCCTTCTGATACGAACTTTATTTTCTTTAATACGAATGCTGATAGCGATGTTGTTTTCAATGAGCTTATGAAGCGAGGATTTATAATCCGTAGCGGAAATGCGTTAGGATTACCTGGGTTTATCCGTGTGACCATCGGAACTGAGGCTCAAAATGAAGCATTGCTTGGTCACCTTGAAAACGTCCTAAAAGAGCAAGGGGTTTTTGGATGA
- the aroH gene encoding chorismate mutase, whose product MIRGLRGAITIESDKPEFVWDETARLVREVVAANNVEVDDIASILISTTPDITSAFPARAVRLMDGWQYVPVMCTHEMDVPNALPLCIRILIHANVEVAQKDVKHLYLNDAVKLRPDLAQAK is encoded by the coding sequence ATGATTCGTGGACTTAGAGGAGCAATTACAATTGAATCTGACAAGCCAGAGTTTGTATGGGATGAGACAGCAAGATTAGTACGTGAAGTAGTAGCAGCAAATAATGTGGAGGTAGATGATATTGCTTCTATACTTATATCCACAACACCTGATATTACGTCAGCATTTCCAGCACGTGCCGTACGATTAATGGACGGGTGGCAATATGTACCTGTTATGTGTACACATGAAATGGACGTGCCAAACGCACTGCCACTTTGTATTCGTATATTAATACATGCGAATGTGGAAGTGGCACAAAAAGATGTAAAGCACTTGTATCTTAATGATGCAGTGAAATTAAGACCAGATTTAGCCCAAGCTAAATAA
- the aroB gene encoding 3-dehydroquinate synthase, with protein sequence MRVQVATKSHQYEVVLGHKFLAEAVKAFDNMLQKADKLIVFTDANVWAAQGDYFKANFPYDFEVFVLPGGEACKTLEQYNAAQTFLLEQKCSRKSFVFAFGGGAVGDLTGFVAATYMRGVPFIQIPTTILAHDSAVGGKTAINHPLGKNMIGAFYQPEGVIYDTVFIESLPEREVRSGTAEVIKHAMISNAVWLEELMAEETVIHFSTEELAKQLGKGIEVKAHIVAEDETEQSVRKFLNLGHTYGHAIEAAAGYGKVAHGEAVMIGLVYCLLLSERYGELDRNFTTAFLQFALKNGYPFEAVKEYSFEQLTEYLMKDKKAEYGILQFVLLEKIGKPFVRPIDIAECKEVDAEFRQLLAEVLV encoded by the coding sequence ATGCGAGTACAAGTAGCGACGAAATCGCATCAATATGAGGTTGTACTTGGGCATAAATTTTTAGCGGAAGCAGTAAAAGCATTTGACAATATGCTACAAAAAGCTGATAAGCTCATTGTTTTTACGGATGCTAATGTATGGGCAGCACAAGGAGATTATTTCAAGGCTAATTTCCCTTATGATTTTGAGGTCTTTGTCTTACCAGGTGGTGAGGCATGTAAAACCTTAGAACAATACAATGCAGCGCAAACATTTTTACTTGAACAAAAATGTTCACGTAAATCATTTGTTTTTGCATTTGGTGGGGGAGCTGTAGGCGATTTAACAGGCTTTGTTGCAGCCACTTATATGCGTGGAGTACCGTTTATTCAAATCCCGACAACGATTTTAGCACACGACTCAGCAGTAGGTGGTAAAACAGCTATTAATCATCCACTAGGAAAGAATATGATTGGTGCGTTTTATCAACCTGAGGGAGTAATATATGATACTGTATTTATCGAAAGCTTACCTGAGCGCGAGGTACGTTCGGGAACAGCGGAAGTGATAAAGCATGCGATGATTTCTAATGCAGTATGGTTAGAGGAATTAATGGCAGAAGAGACAGTTATTCATTTTAGCACTGAAGAGTTAGCAAAGCAGCTTGGAAAAGGTATAGAAGTGAAGGCGCATATTGTTGCAGAGGACGAAACCGAGCAATCCGTGCGAAAATTTTTAAACTTAGGTCATACTTATGGGCATGCAATTGAAGCGGCTGCTGGGTATGGAAAAGTAGCACATGGAGAGGCAGTAATGATTGGACTCGTTTATTGCTTATTATTAAGTGAACGATACGGCGAGTTAGATCGTAATTTCACTACAGCATTTTTGCAATTTGCATTAAAAAATGGCTATCCATTTGAAGCTGTGAAAGAATATTCTTTTGAACAGTTAACAGAGTATCTAATGAAAGATAAAAAAGCGGAGTATGGTATTTTACAATTTGTATTATTAGAAAAAATTGGTAAACCATTTGTGCGACCAATTGATATAGCTGAGTGCAAAGAAGTAGATGCCGAATTCCGACAGCTATTAGCGGAGGTGCTTGTATGA
- the aroC gene encoding chorismate synthase: MRYLTAGESHGPQLTTIIEGLPSLLPITAEKINHDLKRRQGGHGRGRRMQIETDTVEIVAGVRHGQTLGSPVALVVTNDDWKHWTKIMGAEPLAEDVNPEEIKRQISRPRPGHADLVGGMKYGHRDLRNVLERSSARETTVRVAVGSVAKALLNELGISIVSHVTEIVGIKADTSLVEGKSADEIRAIVEADPCYCVDPEASAKMVEAIDETKKAGDSIGGVVEVIVEGMPAGVGSYVHYDRKLDSKLAAAMLSINAFKGVEFGIGFEMARRKGSEVHDEIIWSEEEGYTRATNRLGGLEGGMSTGMPIVVRGVMKPIPTLYKPLQSVDIETKEPFKASVERSDSCAVPAASVVAEHVIAWEIANVILEQFHSDQLPQLKAQIDEQRRYTKGF, encoded by the coding sequence ATGCGTTACTTAACAGCGGGGGAGTCACATGGACCCCAATTAACAACAATTATTGAGGGCTTACCGTCACTCTTACCAATTACAGCAGAAAAAATTAACCATGATTTAAAACGACGCCAAGGAGGACATGGACGCGGTCGTCGTATGCAAATCGAAACAGATACAGTGGAAATAGTTGCTGGTGTTCGTCACGGACAAACACTTGGTTCTCCTGTAGCACTCGTAGTCACAAATGATGACTGGAAGCACTGGACAAAAATTATGGGAGCAGAGCCATTAGCAGAAGATGTGAATCCTGAAGAGATCAAACGCCAAATTTCACGTCCACGTCCAGGACATGCGGATTTAGTAGGTGGCATGAAATATGGACACCGTGATTTACGCAATGTATTAGAGCGTTCTTCAGCGCGTGAGACAACTGTTCGTGTTGCGGTAGGTTCTGTTGCAAAGGCGCTATTAAATGAATTAGGTATTTCAATTGTGTCACATGTAACAGAAATTGTTGGCATTAAGGCAGATACTTCTTTAGTAGAAGGGAAATCTGCAGATGAAATTCGTGCCATTGTTGAAGCAGATCCTTGCTATTGTGTTGACCCAGAGGCTTCTGCAAAAATGGTAGAGGCGATTGATGAAACGAAAAAAGCGGGTGACTCAATTGGTGGCGTTGTTGAAGTGATCGTTGAAGGAATGCCAGCTGGTGTTGGTTCATATGTTCATTATGATCGAAAACTAGATTCAAAACTTGCAGCTGCAATGCTATCTATCAATGCATTTAAAGGTGTTGAATTTGGAATTGGGTTTGAAATGGCACGTCGTAAAGGCTCTGAAGTACATGATGAAATCATTTGGTCAGAGGAAGAAGGCTACACACGTGCAACAAATCGACTGGGTGGTTTAGAAGGTGGAATGTCTACTGGAATGCCTATTGTCGTACGTGGTGTAATGAAACCAATCCCTACATTATATAAACCGTTACAAAGTGTTGATATTGAAACAAAAGAGCCATTTAAAGCTAGTGTAGAGCGCTCGGATAGCTGTGCAGTACCGGCAGCATCAGTAGTTGCGGAGCACGTTATTGCCTGGGAAATAGCAAATGTAATATTGGAACAATTCCATAGTGATCAATTACCTCAATTAAAAGCTCAAATCGACGAACAGCGTCGTTATACAAAGGGATTCTAA
- a CDS encoding long-chain fatty acid--CoA ligase has product MHMMDTPLLLTSFLDRAERFFHAKKIYSRTSPTTIHEITYKEYVKRTRKLADALTKLGMERGMKVGTFAWNHHRHLEAYFAVPCAGAVLHMINIRLSPEHIAYVINHAEDEILLIDDNLVPLIAPIVSQLKSVKHYIVMGDDIALENIPLPNALSYEALLAEANDDFKFPEDLDENTPAGMCYTSATTGMPKGVVYTHRSIVLHSMVAGLSEGVGISEADVVLPVVPMFHANAWGFPFAGVLFGATQVLPGPMFTPQLLLDLFETYKVTLTAGVPTIWLGVLQEQRKNPRDLSSLRLIVCGGSASPLGLVRGFEEEHKIPYITGFGMTETSPLVSLSTYLTHMQDYTNDEKMDVRITQGLTVPLIETRVVNENGEVPWDGKTMGELTIRGPWIAGEYYNDERTSDAFKDGWLYTGDIAVVTEDGYIKITDRTKDLIKSGGEWISSVELENALMSHPKVFEAAVIAIPHEKWIERPLACVVPKPEFKDSITKSELLDDLRSQFHKTWIPDDVVFLDEVPKTSVGKFMKIKLREELKDYRVEV; this is encoded by the coding sequence ATGCATATGATGGATACACCTTTATTATTAACAAGTTTTTTGGATCGAGCAGAACGATTTTTCCATGCGAAAAAAATTTATTCGCGGACAAGCCCTACAACAATTCATGAGATTACCTATAAAGAATATGTAAAACGGACTCGTAAATTAGCAGATGCCCTTACAAAGTTGGGAATGGAGCGAGGTATGAAGGTTGGTACCTTTGCTTGGAATCATCACCGCCATTTAGAAGCATATTTTGCAGTTCCTTGCGCAGGAGCTGTATTGCATATGATTAATATTCGATTATCGCCTGAGCATATTGCTTATGTCATTAATCATGCAGAAGATGAAATATTACTAATTGATGATAATTTAGTTCCACTTATAGCACCGATCGTTTCGCAGCTTAAATCAGTAAAGCATTATATCGTAATGGGAGATGATATCGCGCTAGAAAACATCCCATTACCGAATGCTCTTTCTTATGAGGCATTACTTGCAGAGGCAAATGATGATTTTAAATTTCCAGAGGATCTAGATGAAAATACACCTGCCGGTATGTGCTACACAAGTGCGACTACAGGAATGCCAAAGGGTGTAGTGTATACTCATCGTAGTATTGTCCTTCATAGTATGGTAGCGGGACTATCCGAGGGTGTTGGTATAAGCGAGGCAGATGTTGTACTACCTGTCGTACCAATGTTCCATGCGAATGCGTGGGGGTTTCCGTTTGCTGGTGTATTATTTGGTGCTACACAGGTGCTACCAGGACCAATGTTTACACCACAGTTACTACTGGATTTATTTGAAACATATAAGGTAACACTGACAGCAGGAGTACCTACAATTTGGCTTGGTGTACTACAGGAGCAGCGTAAAAATCCTCGTGATTTATCCTCTTTACGTTTGATTGTATGTGGTGGTTCGGCATCACCGCTTGGTCTAGTTCGAGGCTTTGAGGAGGAGCATAAAATTCCTTATATTACGGGCTTTGGTATGACCGAGACATCGCCACTTGTAAGCCTATCTACGTATTTAACACATATGCAAGATTATACAAACGATGAGAAAATGGATGTTCGTATTACACAGGGGCTAACGGTGCCGCTCATTGAAACACGGGTGGTCAATGAAAATGGGGAAGTACCTTGGGATGGCAAAACAATGGGCGAATTAACAATTAGGGGCCCATGGATTGCTGGAGAATACTACAATGATGAGCGAACTTCAGACGCCTTTAAAGATGGCTGGCTCTACACGGGAGATATTGCGGTAGTGACAGAAGATGGTTATATAAAAATAACAGATCGTACAAAGGATTTAATTAAAAGCGGTGGAGAATGGATTTCTTCAGTGGAGCTTGAAAATGCTTTGATGTCACATCCTAAAGTGTTTGAGGCCGCAGTTATAGCAATCCCGCATGAAAAATGGATTGAACGACCTCTTGCATGTGTTGTACCAAAACCTGAATTTAAGGATTCTATTACGAAATCAGAGCTATTAGATGATTTGCGATCGCAATTCCATAAAACATGGATTCCTGATGATGTTGTGTTTTTAGATGAGGTACCTAAAACCTCTGTAGGAAAATTCATGAAGATAAAATTGCGAGAAGAGCTAAAGGATTACCGAGTTGAGGTTTAA
- a CDS encoding prephenate dehydrogenase, whose product MTRKVLVIGLGLIGGSIALALQKAPETTITGYDMDAKTREHAKTLNIVHDIVTDPKTVAADVDVIIFGTPVNATLEWMEQLKTWPLKNKVIVTDTGSTKKMIMQKAGELRELGITFIGGHPMAGSHKSGVLAAKAHLFENAYYMLTPLAGEEIVNMAQLESLLKFTHAKVVSVSAREHDHMTAVVSHFPHVVAASLVHQLGGENGEYPMTRSLAAGGFRDVTRIASSNPVLWRDITLQNRDELIAQLEGWENEMTRVKELLLNGGSDDIENYFAVAKELRDELPISAGAMFTSFDLYVDVPDYPGVISEVTGLLADEAISITNLRIVESREDVFGILVISLQSESDRERAAACIQKRANYETYIS is encoded by the coding sequence ATGACACGTAAAGTGCTCGTTATTGGGCTAGGTCTAATTGGAGGCTCGATTGCCTTAGCATTACAAAAGGCACCTGAAACAACAATAACAGGCTATGATATGGATGCAAAAACACGTGAACATGCAAAAACGTTAAATATTGTTCATGATATTGTGACAGATCCGAAAACAGTTGCAGCCGACGTGGATGTCATTATTTTTGGAACTCCCGTCAACGCAACACTTGAATGGATGGAACAATTAAAAACATGGCCGTTAAAAAATAAAGTAATCGTAACAGATACAGGTAGTACAAAAAAAATGATTATGCAAAAGGCGGGGGAATTACGTGAGCTAGGCATTACCTTTATTGGTGGGCATCCAATGGCAGGTTCCCATAAAAGTGGTGTATTAGCTGCGAAGGCCCACCTTTTTGAAAATGCGTATTATATGCTAACGCCACTCGCTGGTGAAGAAATTGTAAATATGGCACAGCTGGAAAGTCTATTAAAATTTACACATGCAAAAGTTGTTAGTGTATCTGCTCGTGAGCATGATCATATGACAGCTGTAGTTAGTCATTTTCCACATGTCGTTGCTGCTTCTCTTGTGCATCAGTTGGGCGGAGAAAATGGGGAATATCCGATGACACGTTCACTTGCTGCAGGTGGCTTCCGTGATGTAACGCGCATTGCCTCGTCCAATCCGGTTTTATGGCGAGATATTACATTGCAAAATCGTGATGAGCTTATTGCGCAACTAGAAGGCTGGGAAAATGAAATGACTCGTGTGAAGGAGCTGCTTTTAAATGGTGGTTCAGATGACATTGAAAATTATTTTGCGGTAGCCAAAGAGCTAAGAGATGAATTACCGATTAGTGCAGGAGCGATGTTTACCTCATTTGACTTATATGTTGATGTTCCTGACTATCCAGGGGTTATTTCTGAGGTGACAGGCTTGCTTGCAGACGAAGCGATTAGTATTACCAATTTACGTATCGTAGAGTCACGTGAAGATGTTTTCGGGATTCTTGTTATTAGCTTACAAAGCGAAAGTGACCGTGAACGTGCAGCAGCGTGTATACAAAAGCGTGCAAATTATGAAACATATATTTCATAG
- the ndk gene encoding nucleoside-diphosphate kinase, giving the protein MAIEQTFLMVKPDGVERQVVGDIVDRFERRGFVLKGAKLMVIPTELAEKHYAEHAERPFFGELVDFITSGPVFAMVWEGENVIKLARTMMGATKPEESNPGTIRGDYATTVSHNIIHGSDSLASAEREIGLFFGEDLV; this is encoded by the coding sequence ATGGCAATCGAACAAACTTTTTTAATGGTTAAGCCTGATGGCGTAGAACGTCAAGTAGTAGGAGATATCGTAGATCGTTTTGAACGTCGCGGTTTTGTATTGAAAGGTGCTAAATTAATGGTAATTCCTACAGAATTAGCAGAAAAGCACTATGCTGAGCATGCTGAGCGTCCATTCTTTGGTGAATTAGTTGATTTCATCACTTCTGGTCCTGTATTCGCTATGGTATGGGAAGGCGAAAACGTAATTAAGCTTGCTCGTACAATGATGGGAGCAACTAAACCTGAAGAATCTAACCCAGGTACAATCCGTGGTGACTATGCAACAACTGTTTCTCACAACATCATTCACGGTTCTGACTCTCTTGCTTCTGCTGAGCGCGAAATTGGCTTATTCTTCGGTGAAGATTTAGTTTAA
- a CDS encoding 3-hydroxyacyl-CoA dehydrogenase, translating into MKCHEVIAVVTGGASGLGEATVRKIVAEGGKAVIFDLNDERGHALVEELGENVLYARVDVTKEADVAAGLAQAVATFGSINVTVNCAGIADASKVISKRGLHALDMFEKVISVNLIGTFNVIRLAAEKMQNNEPNEDGQRGVIINTASVAAFDGQIGQAAYSASKGGVAAMTLPIARELAEIGVRVMTIAPGLVETPMFASLPEPARTALGTMTPFPKRLGKPSEYALLVESIIQNGLLNGEVIRLDGAIRMQPK; encoded by the coding sequence ATGAAGTGTCATGAAGTGATAGCGGTTGTAACAGGTGGAGCGTCTGGTTTAGGAGAGGCGACTGTTCGAAAAATTGTTGCAGAGGGCGGCAAAGCAGTAATTTTTGATCTTAATGACGAGCGAGGACATGCATTAGTAGAGGAGTTAGGGGAGAATGTCCTATATGCACGTGTTGATGTCACAAAAGAAGCTGATGTAGCGGCAGGGCTTGCGCAAGCTGTAGCAACATTCGGGTCCATTAATGTCACAGTAAATTGTGCAGGAATTGCTGATGCAAGTAAAGTAATTTCAAAGCGTGGTCTACATGCCCTTGATATGTTTGAAAAGGTGATCTCAGTCAATTTAATTGGTACTTTCAATGTTATTCGCCTAGCAGCTGAGAAGATGCAAAATAATGAACCAAACGAGGATGGTCAGCGTGGGGTTATTATTAATACTGCATCTGTAGCGGCGTTTGATGGGCAAATAGGGCAAGCTGCATATAGTGCATCAAAGGGTGGTGTGGCAGCGATGACTTTGCCAATTGCACGAGAGCTAGCTGAAATTGGTGTACGTGTTATGACTATTGCACCAGGGTTAGTAGAAACACCAATGTTTGCATCGTTACCAGAGCCGGCAAGAACAGCACTTGGCACAATGACTCCGTTTCCTAAACGACTTGGGAAACCATCTGAATATGCACTATTGGTCGAAAGCATTATTCAAAATGGTTTATTAAATGGCGAAGTAATCCGTTTAGACGGCGCAATCAGAATGCAACCAAAATAG
- a CDS encoding thiolase family protein yields MREVVIVAAVRTAVGRSKGALSNVRADDLAADVLQEVVHRAGIEKAQVEDVIFGCVTQTAEQGANIARTALLMAGFPETVPGVTIDRQCGSSQQAVHFAAQAILAGDMDIVIAGGVESMTRVPMGSNMKGAHEGKRLQENYTIIHQGLSAEKIAEKWNLSKEQLNNYAYNSHRRALAAIEASHFKQEILPVQVMQEDGSVTMFSVDEGPRAETTVDKLNGLKTVFQEDGVITAGNASQMSDGASAVVVMSLEKAQELGIRPLAKIITRVVVGSDPTLMLTGPIEATRQALERSGLTIEEIDTYEVNEAFAPVPIVWLREIGADSNKLNPDGGAIALGHPLAATGTKLLTTMLYRMERENLRYGLLAICEGMGMANATIIEKM; encoded by the coding sequence ATGAGAGAAGTGGTGATTGTAGCGGCTGTTCGTACAGCAGTTGGCAGGAGTAAAGGGGCGTTAAGCAATGTTCGTGCTGACGATTTAGCTGCAGATGTATTGCAAGAGGTTGTCCATCGAGCTGGGATTGAAAAGGCACAAGTGGAGGATGTTATTTTTGGCTGTGTGACGCAAACGGCTGAGCAGGGAGCAAATATAGCTCGTACAGCATTGTTAATGGCAGGCTTTCCAGAGACTGTACCAGGCGTGACAATTGATCGACAATGTGGTTCAAGTCAGCAGGCTGTACATTTTGCAGCACAGGCCATTTTAGCAGGCGATATGGATATTGTCATAGCGGGTGGGGTTGAAAGCATGACGAGGGTGCCGATGGGTTCTAACATGAAGGGTGCCCATGAAGGTAAAAGGTTACAAGAAAACTATACAATTATACATCAAGGGTTATCAGCTGAGAAAATAGCGGAAAAATGGAACTTATCAAAGGAACAGCTAAATAACTATGCTTACAATAGTCATAGACGAGCATTAGCTGCTATTGAAGCGAGTCATTTTAAACAGGAAATACTACCTGTCCAAGTTATGCAAGAAGACGGCTCAGTTACAATGTTTTCTGTTGATGAGGGACCTCGAGCTGAAACGACAGTTGATAAATTAAATGGACTAAAAACTGTCTTCCAGGAAGATGGTGTAATAACAGCTGGAAACGCAAGTCAAATGAGTGATGGTGCGTCTGCTGTAGTTGTTATGTCTTTAGAAAAGGCACAGGAGCTTGGCATACGGCCGCTTGCTAAAATTATTACTAGAGTGGTCGTTGGCTCAGATCCAACGTTAATGCTAACGGGTCCAATTGAGGCAACTAGGCAAGCGCTAGAACGCTCAGGTCTTACGATAGAAGAAATTGATACGTATGAAGTGAACGAAGCTTTTGCGCCTGTACCAATTGTCTGGTTGCGTGAGATTGGTGCAGATTCAAATAAATTAAATCCAGATGGTGGAGCAATTGCTTTAGGGCATCCATTAGCAGCGACGGGTACAAAATTGTTAACAACGATGCTGTATCGGATGGAGCGAGAAAATTTACGCTATGGATTACTTGCTATATGTGAAGGTATGGGGATGGCGAATGCCACTATTATTGAAAAAATGTAA